The genomic DNA AAGTTGCTTGAATCTCCTGTGTCTCGTGAGCTAACCCATCGGAGGATTCACGCGGCAAATCTTCACTGGTTGATGCTACTAAACATGGACAAACGTGGACAACAAGTGAATTTTTTTCCATGTAAAGTGACATATTTCAGCTAATTCCCTTGTATGTAAGAAATAGTTGTTGTATGCTCTCGAACGCATGCacatttttgcaaaaataattgtCACGTATATATTCAATTTTTTACATTAAATTGTACCATATACATCATTGGTCCTAATACTTTAAGGAGGAACTTTTTTCCATTTCACATGGGACCCACAGGCCATTCTATCCACCTCCTGCTTCCTTTCTCCAACTAGGCGGTGAGCCTCCCAAATCATCACTCAGTCCATGCTCAAATCCACCATTAGCTTAAGttctgtttggatacaaggctAAAATTAGTTCTATGTGATTCAAACAGGGCTAAAAATATTGGGTAGTTTTTAGTCGCATCTTAGCCGATCTTTAGTCCATTAACCCTTCAAACATAACTAATTTAGGCTAAAAGGAGCTAGCACCTACCAAAAGTCACTTTTACTCATGTTGGAGGGAAGGAGatgggaagaaaaaggaaagaaataatAGGGGTAAAATAAACATGCCTTACTATTCTAGTTAATTTGTAGCCCATGTATCCAATTTtctgactaaactttagttttaACCCATCCAAACAGAATTTTAATTATTCTTGTGAGACCTTCTTCTTCGTCACCATATTCGTCTTCTTACGAACCTGTAAAAAATCCTTGCACTGCTAAATCGTTAGTGATTTATCGTGTCATGCTGCCAGCCAGCCTCAAAGCCGCTATTAAGCATGCCACGAAGTCCATCCCAAGCCTATATATTTTCAACCGAATCGGTTACTACCAATCACGCCTATGAGCTACTCGACGCCTATCTCTACTACAAGGTGGCCGCTTTGGCTGATGCTCAGTTTGGGCCTGCTCGTGGCGCATGCTTACGCAACTCACCTTCCCGCACCACTCGCTTAGGTAGTGGTCCTCCACGTGGATCCCTCTCGGTCCGCAACCTAGGTTTGAGATGCGGCTAAtttgagggagagagagagagagagagaggaggaggaggaggaggaggaagtgtgGGTTTCGGGGATTAAACCAAGGGACCAACTGGAGGTGCATAGGCGGAAAGCTAAATGGATGAACAATCGACAAAATATGGATCCATCCTATCGAGTTATTGTTAAGTTACTGATAGAATCCGAATTAAAAGAAACAATATCAGTCAAATACGGTTAAGGTGAATAATTTCAATGGCATGCGAGTTATCAGTATAATTTCTATTAATATTGTGGAAATGTTCTTTAAAACATTTCTTATATGATCCAAGCCAGAAGAAAACCTAGCAAGCCATTGGATTTCCAACGCTTTGGATCTTTTGCGATTATGTATTCTAAGTACTTCCTCCACTAAAATATCACGACCTTTTGCCttgtaattatttttataacTTTATTAGTAGTACTTACCAGTACAATTTGTTGGTGTAGGTTTTatatgaaaaaattgcaatatTTTTTATACTTCCAGAACATCCGGCACGACTGCCGCAAATCCCCTAGAATTCTCGCCTCGATCCTCCGACGATGAACAGGCCCCCGCACTCTTCGCGCACCGCTGACCTCGTCTCCCCGGCCGCGGATGCCGCAGTGGAGGAGGCGCCCATGGCGGCGTCCaagccggcggccggcgtccGCAAGAAGCCGTCGGTCGCGTTCGTCCGGGTGTGGTCGGAGGCGGACGAGGTCCGCATCCTCGAGGGCCTCGCCGCGTACGCCGCCGAccacggcgcgccgccggcccggtCCCAGCTCCACGCCGCCCTCGAGGGCCGCAGCCTGGACAAGGCCGAGTTCACCGTCACGGAGATCTACGAGAAGGTGCGGCGACTCCGGACCAAGTACTGCAACCTGCGCGACGCCGGGGGTCCGCCCGTGCCAGAaggcggcgaggatggcggcGATGAGGTGCGCAAGTACGAGCTCTCGAAGGCGATTTGGGGCGACCAGCCGGCCAATGTCGCCAAGAAAGGAGGcagcaccagcgccgccgccgttgcggTGCTGCCCAAAGCAGGCGGCGCCATCCCACGCGTGCGCAGGGGGTTGGAGGAGCTGCAGGGCCTGTTCCCCTGCCTTGCAGCGGAAGTTGAGAAGGTCACGAACGACGAGATGCTGGCACCAGTGCTGAAGAGGGCGTTTGAGTTTATCGATGACCAAAAAGCAGGTGAATTGGATGACAAGGTGAAGAAGCAGATGGTTAAGGAGGCGCAGGTGACCATGAGCGGAGCCACCCTGAGGGACGAGGTGCTTAAAATGCTTATCAGATCCATGGAGATTGACATGGCTTCAGTGGTGTAAGTATGATGGGTGAGTATCTTTTGTGGGAAATGAACTCACTAGGACCGGAATTATGGTTGGCAAGTAGTTTATCCAGACTCTAGTTGGATGATGACGATCCCGTTTTGGTATCATCAACCTTTTGGTATTTACTGGTAACATGCTTATCAGATACATGGATTGACTGAGGCTTCAATGGTAAAAATATATTATGGTTGGGTAACTTTTGGCGAAATTAACTCCCTACGAATTATGGTGGTATCATCAACCTTTTGGTACCAGTGTTTCCTTGATGTGTATTGATGTCAACGGGCAAACACCAGCATGGCTTATGTCGTCAAACATGCTGCTTTAAATATTTGGCTGAAGCTTCTAACTAGTGACTACTCCAGTAAATTTATCGTTTCCCCAATCATAGCCagaataccttttttttttcttttgagcagATAAACTAAGGTTCCAATGCATGTGGGGGGTCAACTTCACTCCTATTTCCCCTTAATGCATAGGCAACACACCAGTGTGTGGCCCTGTTAAGTTCTGTCACTGACAGTTGGTAAGGTTAGTACCACTACCAACAATCAAAAGTTCAGACAGAAACAAGAACTTGCTACAGTTTACTGGGTTCATGGCTCTCTGTGTCACAACCAGATCCACCTTATTATGAGCTTTTGGAATTCATCCAACACTGATCATGAATTCTTGCTTATAAGATTTGGTAAATACTTAATTTCCAGTGTATGTTTTCTTGTTTCATCTGCACGTTGCCTGAGACTGCGTCAAATCCTGATTATTGGGCACATGTGAGGATTAGACAGCAGCCTCAAGTCTGAGTTGTTTTGTCATCATGTGAAGGGACCACACACCACCAGTCTCTCTCTCATCTTTTTTACTCCTAGTTTCCTAATCCTGCCACTTGCTTTCAACTCGGCTTTTCTCCCTTTCATTTCTAAATCACCACAAGGCTGCTGTACAAATCTCCTAATCTCTCCTTGGATTTTTGTTGCTGGATATTCCCTTCCCATCTCACCCAAGCCATCAAGGATTTGGGGGTTCACTGATGGGCTGGGCATGGGGCTGCCAAATCAATGATGCACCAAATCTCAACAGGGATGATGGAGCAGTGCCCAGATCTGGTGGGAGTACCCGAAAGCATGCACTGGTCGATGCCACATGTGATGCCATGTGTACTCCGTGGATGTTCAGATCAGTTGCCAACAAATCAATTTTAGGTGGGGAAAGCCTTCACCTTTGTCATTTCGAGCTCTTCCTCTCTCATTGTCCTTGTTCGCCCCCCCTCTCGCTGCTTCAATTTTGCTCACCCCATGTTCCTAAGCTTGTTGATGTGCTGATCTGGTTGTTCTAgtgtaggaaaaaaaaaatgggagTTGCCTGCCTTTCTCTGCTCAATAGAGGAAGTTAGGTGATTTTCGTGGTGGATTTTTTTTCAATGACAGAAGGAAATGTGGATTTTGATAGATTCTCAAAGAGCCAGAGGTGTTGTTCACTTGTCGGTGAGAGGTTATGTTGAGGTGCGATGTGTTTCGATACAATAATCTGTCTAGTTTTTCTGAAGAGTCACAATCGTGCTCTAGATTTCAACATTCAGGAAGACGGAGCCTTAGAAATTTCTTCAGAAGTTAGTATTAGCATAGTTATGCACTATTGTTACTTTTTAAATCAGCTTGTAGACTTCACAAAAATATCGGTACTCAGCTGGAAATCTAGTTATCCATGCATGCTAACTGGAAATTGCTACTCTGATATCACACTTATTTTCTCCAGGAGAAAAAATAAGCAACATGAAAAAAAGCAAAATAGAGAAGATATATGACATAGCCATGTGGATTTACTATTGTTCTCCAAAGACTACAATAATTTTTGGGGATACATCTTTTTTAGTTCAATGTATCTTACCATTTCCTTTCTGAAACTCCTAAAGGAAAAATAGGTGCACCCTGTGATCAAAATATTACTCCCACATCTGTTCAGCTGGCTATCCTTTCGTAATAGTAGATTAAGCCCCTTTTTGAAAAGTGATTGGCTTGACATCCAATTGAGCATAAGGTGAAGAAAGTGATTTGTTTTGATGCTCATTATTGATATGTTTGGACTGTAGCTACTATTGTTGTTCAAAGTAAATTGGGAGAAGATTTTTGCTTTGTACCTAGAGTGAAGTAGCTTTGCTAGCCAATCGAGCAAATCTATGTGTGTGTTACTTGATCAGCCCGAACTTAATCAGTAAAGGCCACATACAATGTTCTGTTGTAGTCATCACTGACAGGAGGACTCTGTACATCGATAAAGATCAAGTTTGAATGCACATATAATGGACAACCCAGTGAAAGTGAGGCATAGGATGGTCTGTTATGCAAAATTACCGTTTTCAATTAGGCAAAGTACTGTTCCTAACTAGGCAAGTCTATGTTTCTGTTAAGGAAACTTCCCTATGTTTCTGTTAAGGAAAATACTGCTTTTCTGATTAGGAATGACCTAATATTCCTTTTAGGTTAAACTACTATTTTCAATCAGGCAATGTAATAATCAGTTAGGcaaatcaattttttttctaattatcCATAGCCTGCTGCTTCAGTTAGGCAGCTCAACTATCTAGAGAAGGAAAAACAAATCATAAACTAGCACTCTTTAACTTTTTGCTACATGTGTATCAGAATATAGAAGAATCTGTAGCACATGAAATTATTTTattataactttttttttatcattccAGTTCATCAAGTGATCAATTAAAAAAATGTTCACAACTGCATATATGCCGGAGGATTGAATATTCCTGTACAGAGAGTGGGGTGTTCTGGTACAAAGACTAGCAAAAATAGAGTGCAGAATTATACAGTATTTATTCATGCACAAAGACAGCAGTGATTAACTGAGTATACATGTTTATCCTTCCTGTTGTATTGTACTCTTAATTTCACGATTAACCATGCACCTGTCCGGCACCACAAAATGTAGATCTCTGTTATTGTGGAAGCATTTCGGAAGGATTGATCCTTCCCTTTGTTCATCTGTTGTGCATAGTTACTTTAGGTGCAAGTCTGACGACAGTTTTGCTCTTTTGGCATAAGAGCAAAGAGTATCCTCGTGTTCATGTGTGATGTAAAATTGTGGAAAGAGAATACTGCAGTCTGAATTTCTGGGTCTATATATTTGGTCTTGCTGATTTATCTAATCTCTGTGAAGAGAATACTCCGGTTTCTTATATCAAATCCTGTTCATACAAAAAGCAGGTCGGAGAAGGAACCCATCACTGTTTTCATGTTTTGATCGAGGTGTTGCATGCGTGGATAAAAACAAAGGGAGAAATGGTACACCTTGTGGGTTCATCACTCTCAAGGTTGCATTTGGGCTAGGTGAACCGTTAGTGGGCTGTCCCTGTGGGCCACTCGTTTTTATGCTTAACGGGCCGCCAATACACAAGAGTTTAAACCAGAGTGAAAGGGCAAACGGAAAAAAGAAATGGCCAACTTGCCCACTCAAAATGATGCTAAAGCGGCAAATTCGAGATGCAGCAGCGAATTGGTCCCAAACTAATCAATTAATTTTGTTTCCCGCGGCAAGTCTGACATTTCCTATAGTTTAGCCGATCGAGGGCTTAGGCTCCTCGACGCACTCTCACTCAGCTCAACTAGCTatggctccggccgccgccaccgccgcaaaGTGGTCCGGCAAGCCCCCGGCTCTGCCTTCCCTGCTCCTCATCCGCCGCGTGGACGCGtccttcgccgccgcgctgcgccAGCGCTTCCGCATCCTCGACTTCTTCGCGTCGGGCGAGCCCCTCCcggccttcctcgccgccgccgaggccccTCGCGCCGCGGTCGTCATGGGGGGCGGCGTCGTCCGCGTGGACGCCGCGTTCCTCgacgccgctccctccctccgctgCGTCTTCAGCACGGCCGCGGGCGTCGACTTCATCGACCTCGGCGagtgcgcgcgccgcggcgtcgccgttGCCAACTCCGGCAGGGTCTACTCCACGGACGTCGCTGACCACGCCGTTGGCATGCTCATCGACGTGCTACGGCGCGTCACGGCGGCGGAGCGGTTCGTCCGCCGCGGACTCTGGCCTCTGCAACGCGACTACCCACTCGGATCCAAGGTCCTGCTCTTTAATTTGTTTCCTCTGCCTCTTACCATTAGTATAAATTTCTCCAGGCAGAATGCTAGTTTTTTTATTTACAATAGCAGAATGCTAGTTACTCGATGCAAGCATCAAACTTTAACCTTGTCGATTCCATATTTTCCCCCATTGATACCTCAACAGTAACAATTTTTAGCTTGGCATTATCAGCTAGGTGGCAAGCGTATTGGCATCATCGGCTTGGGGAACATTGGTTCACTGATCGCAAAGAGGCTCGAAGCTTTTGGCTGTGTCATCTACTACAATTCCAGAAAGCCAAAGGATTCAGTCTCTTACAGATACTTCCCTAGTGTTCATGATCTTGCAGTGGAATCAGATGTGCTTGTCGTTGCGTGCGCGCTGAACAAGGATACGAGGCACATTGTGAACATGGACGTTCTGGACGCCCTGGGGAAGGATGGGATCATCATAAACATTGGTCGCGGAGCAAACATCGACGAGGCCGAAATGGTCAGGGCACTGAAGGAGGGCAGGATTGCAGGAGCTGGTCTTGATGTCTTTGAGAATGAACCCGAGGTGCCAGCTGAGCTCCTGTCCATGGACAATGTGGTACTGACGCATCATGTTGCTGTTTCGACATCGGAGTCCAGGGGAGACCTGCGTGACCATACCATTGCCAACCTTGAAGCCTTCTTTTCTGGTAAGCCATTGCTTACGCCGGTGCTTCCCTAGTAAACCATTTTACTGATAAAAGTGTACGATTTTGCACTCAAAAATGGATATTTTGCAATACCACTCTGACATTTTGAATAGTGGCATGTCCCAGACTCTAAAAGCTTCTTGCCTTGCTTGAATTTGTCCCTTGCAAATGCATATGCCCCCCTAAAGAAGGCTTACCAAGTTACCAATGTCCCTTGCCAATGGCTCACGGAAGTTTGTGATCGGAAATTATGGGCAGTTGATCTATCTGTTTATGGTTGGATGAGCCATTGTGCTATATGCAAAATTTGCTTGGGCATTGGTGCTCTAGGAACAAGCTCGGTGATCGATATGCCTTGTTTAGCATGTTCTGTAAAGATGTGATGAACTATGAGGAGCTACCAAAGTTGGCTAGCATTTTCTGAAGATGTGATAAACTAGATGCACGTTGTGTTCTGATAAGAGCATAGACTCAGAGGGGAATTCGAGACGTTCCACGTCAGCTATGCAGTTTGCTGGCATCAGTGGTGTTCTCTACTACACTCCTCAAATTCTTGAGCAAGCAGGTGTTGGTGTTCTTCTTTCTAACATTGGCCTTAGCTCATCTTTGGCATCTATTCTTATCAGCGCCTTGACAACCTTATTGATGCTTCCGAGCATTGGCATTGCCATGAGGTTCATGGATATGTCTGGAAGGAGGTTAGACATTGTGTTTGATATACTATTGCTTATTATGCGTAAATACATTTTTGGTAGAAGTAAGTAACGAGGGTAATAATTCTTTTGTCTTGTTTCTCGTTCAGGTTTCTTCTCCTTGCGACAATCCCTATCCTAATAGTTGCACTAGTCGTCTTGGTCATGGTCAACATTGTGGACGTGGGAACCACAGTGCATGCTGCACTCTCCACGATCAGCCTCATACTCTATTTCTGTTTCTTCGTCATGGGGTTTGGGCCTATTCCCAACATTCTTTGTGCAGAGATCTTCCCCACCACTGTTCGTGGAATTTGCATAGCCATCTGCGCCTTTACCTCCTGGATCGGTGACATCATTGTGACATACACTCTCCCCGTGATGCTAAACTCCATCGGGCTCGCCGGTGTCTTCGGGATATATGCTGTTTTTTGTATCATAGCTCTTGTATTTGTATACATGAAGGTGCCGGAGACAAAAGGCATGCCCCTCGAGGTCNNNNNNNNNNNNNNNNNNNNNNNNNNNNNNNNNNNNNNNNNNNNNNNNNNNNNNNNNNNNNNNNNNNNNNNNNNNNNNNNNNNNNNNNNNNNNNNNNNNNCCCCAAATTAGGAATTCCAGAAAATAAAAGTTAAAAAAAGTTTTTAATTTAGGGGGTAAAGGGtttgggagaaaaaaaatagaaaaaagactttttcccaaaaaaaaggGGGTTTGGCCCCCCCAATTGGTGGTTTGGAACGCGAATCCCGTGTCTGACTTTCCCAACAACGCCAGGGGTCCCCGTAAAAgggggattttttttaaaattctgGCCAAGAggaattttggaaaaaaaaaacaaattaacaAAGGGGGGGCCCTCTTTTTATGCCTTAGGCGTGCTTTttcaggggggggggggtttccCCAAAAATTAAAAAACCGGGGGGGAGGGCCGGGGgctatccccccccccccccccccccccccccccctaacgATGGAAGGAGTCCCCATAAAATTTCCTGCTAATCACATACTTAAGCAACCAACGTGCACTTCTAAGGCCTAAACTGAGAAAAAGCCCAGCCCAAGTGGCaaagcccaaccaaacaaaGCTTTTGTCCGTCGTTAACAGAAGAAAAGCCGTCCTCTCTAGTCTCACTCAGGCCACCTTCCACTTTGGCATTGCTCCTCTAATCTCGAGGCATGTTCCTCTAATCTCCTATGAACAAAATGGGAGATGACTTTCTGCAAAATTACATTatattttatattaaaaataaattgATAGCAAAGACAAGTTCTAACGAAAACCATCAAATCTTATAATTTAAGTTGGTCCTCTTAAGCTAAATTCAAGTTAATAGAGATGTAATTCTTTTATGTTGGCAAACATATGATATCTTATTTTATTCTCCTACTTTTGGATCTAATTAGTAGACAATTAACTTTCTTTTGTTTCGCAAAATACATGTTGATTTCTTTGTGTGCTCTAGCCAAATCGTTATATGTATGTGTATAGTGTGTTGTCGGCTTTATCAAACTTGGTCCCCCCTATGATCAAATCTGTCAGCTTGTATACTTTTCAAGTTGCAGATCAGTAACACTTTGATTACTAAAAATGTGTGGGTAGTAAAGCTAAGACAAATTGTTGATGGACTGCAGGTATCGGGCCTATTTGTTGCCGGCCACAATTTACCACGTCTAAAGGTAGGTACCAACCACGCCGTGACAAACCACATTTCGTGGTAAAAATGAACTGCTTGGTTGGTAAATAAGGTGTGGCGAAATCAGTGTCATCGCTGTTTgcaggggcggagccaggaATAGGTCAGGTCCTGGCCTGATCCAGTGTTAATTAGAGCTCAAGTCCATCTAACCTTTGATATTAGGACATTGTTTAGTCAATCCCCATTGTTTTTACCTCATGAACCAGGGCtacagcccgggcagcccgacCCTAGCTCCACCCCTGGCTTTTGGATTGCTGCCACAAATGTTTGGAAAAAAATTGTGGCATCTGTTTGGTTGCTAGCCATATATTGGTAAAAACatttcaaaattatttattttcaGTATGTAACTCAACAAACTAACATGTTAGTAAAAATATTGTTAAAGTGAAAACTCCTATTGCAACGAGTGTAATGAGacaatggattttttttatctgTAATTTTTTAGTTGAGATAAGAAGGAATGTTAACCCATTTTTGCATTCAGGAATGGATACCTCGTATTGTCTAGATTTTATTGTAAACATATAATCTAATAgtgctaaaaaaagaaaaatacaacatATTTCTCCACCGCTGGAGGAGCTAGCTAGCGAGCTGCAAAAGGCTCCGCCAGTGTGCAGTGTCACCTGCATCGATAAAAAAAGAATCATCTTCTCTCGGGCTGGAGGGACATGTGAACTCACGCAGACACTGGTCCACTGTGCAGTGTCACCGGTATGCATTCCCTCCGGTACTTTCGAGGGCTGTGGCGCGCCACGGGGGTGCGGCGCCGAAAAAAGCTCGCCACACATTCGGTGAGAAAATCTGCCAAGAGGGTACCGTGGCTGTGGCTTGGCTCATTTTACTTTTCAACTAAGAACTTACCAAAGTGCAAGCCTAACATTAGGTACGGCAACTCATGGCAGCAACCAAAAATCATTTGCACAGGCCATGTCCATTATGGATGATGGACTGGAGGTATCATTTGCATGGGCCAGGTCCATTAATTTTGGTGGCCCAACTACTACAGCCCATAAATCGCAGCCTATGAAGATAAAGTGGCccgttaattttttttcctagtCCCTTTGCATTAATGGGTAAAATGGGCCCTCtggccttttttttctttaggtcCAGAAATGTGTTCTGTATCCAATTATTGTCTTTTCGAATTTATTAGAAACATGAACTCAACATTTGCATGAAAAACATTGAACTAGTGTGTTCAAAATATCAACTTTCACATCCAAAATATTAGTTTCTAgaaatataaaaattaaaacatgtgaataaaaatataaaaaactaGTTTGCTTTAAATAGAAATGTAAAAAAATGCGTCTGAAGATTGGAAACCAAAGGGAATGGTCCCTCACCCACCCATTCTAGCCGGAGCCGGCAACCGTACATTGGTATGTGTCCGCTTCATCTTCAACAGCTAAGCTGTGATATTGTCATGGCCTCACGGGGCCTATGCAAGTGTGACAAAACCTACATTTGACCTGTTTCGTTCCcacggagaaaaaaaaacaatagtgTCACTGTCACATATCGTATAATCACCCTAATATACGTAGTGTACTAGAACAAACAACATTGCCTACAAGTTACGTTGTCTGTTGCCACTCCGTTTTTACTCTCTCGGATATTAACTTTTAACAGAGATCAACGGCCATGACCATGGAGGGAAATGTTGGCCTTAGCAAAAACGACATGATTTTCGCTGGTACACTTGTGTGATACCCTGGGATCGCAGCAACGTCAGCATTTCAGCAAACCAGTATAGCAATCTGCGCAGAAATGCATGTGGCCCCAGCTGTCCGACGGCAGAATTTTACAGGGATGGGCGTCGTCCG from Setaria italica strain Yugu1 chromosome VII, Setaria_italica_v2.0, whole genome shotgun sequence includes the following:
- the LOC101765621 gene encoding glyoxylate/hydroxypyruvate reductase HPR3; its protein translation is MAPAAATAAKWSGKPPALPSLLLIRRVDASFAAALRQRFRILDFFASGEPLPAFLAAAEAPRAAVVMGGGVVRVDAAFLDAAPSLRCVFSTAAGVDFIDLGECARRGVAVANSGRVYSTDVADHAVGMLIDVLRRVTAAERFVRRGLWPLQRDYPLGSKLGGKRIGIIGLGNIGSLIAKRLEAFGCVIYYNSRKPKDSVSYRYFPSVHDLAVESDVLVVACALNKDTRHIVNMDVLDALGKDGIIINIGRGANIDEAEMVRALKEGRIAGAGLDVFENEPEVPAELLSMDNVVLTHHVAVSTSESRGDLRDHTIANLEAFFSGKPLLTPVLP
- the LOC101779795 gene encoding probable transcription factor At1g61730 produces the protein MNRPPHSSRTADLVSPAADAAVEEAPMAASKPAAGVRKKPSVAFVRVWSEADEVRILEGLAAYAADHGAPPARSQLHAALEGRSLDKAEFTVTEIYEKVRRLRTKYCNLRDAGGPPVPEGGEDGGDEVRKYELSKAIWGDQPANVAKKGGSTSAAAVAVLPKAGGAIPRVRRGLEELQGLFPCLAAEVEKVTNDEMLAPVLKRAFEFIDDQKAGELDDKVKKQMVKEAQVTMSGATLRDEVLKMLIRSMEIDMASVV
- the LOC101766034 gene encoding monosaccharide-sensing protein 2-like, translating into MQFAGISGVLYYTPQILEQAGVGVLLSNIGLSSSLASILISALTTLLMLPSIGIAMRFMDMSGRRFLLLATIPILIVALVVLVMVNIVDVGTTVHAALSTISLILYFCFFVMGFGPIPNILCAEIFPTTVRGICIAICAFTSWIGDIIVTYTLPVMLNSIGLAGVFGIYAVFCIIALVFVYMKVPETKGMPLEVLVKK